CCTCCATTTCGAACCAAGGTTAAGGAGGTTTGGCTATTTAATTTATCTTTTAAAGCCTCTGTGATAGTTTGCTGCAAATTGGGAGGAGAAAGTGGAGCTACATTGGAAAAAAACTTCACATCTACGGTTTTCACATCCGGGGCGATACTAGCACCGGTAAAAGAATACACTCCACAGGAAGTAAAACCAAGTAAACCCAGGCAAACTGTGAAAAAAATTAAGCGATATCGAATTGAAGCAATCAATGTTCGCGATTAATAAGAAGCTCAAAAAACTCCAACAGTTTTGACTTTCTATCGGCGGGAATATCCATAGAACGAATTATTCCTAAACCATGGTCGAAATATTCTTTCATTTTTCTGGTTGCCAGGTCCTTAATACTTAATTGATTATAAATATCTTTAACTGCCTTTACCTTTTCATTTGGTTCAAAATGGGCAGCATTAATATGGTACATTAAAGTATCCAGCACTTCACCTTGGGCCAATTCAAGAGCCTTAATAAGCAGGTAGGTCTTTTTGTTAGAAATAATATCTCCACCCATTTGCTTTCCTACTTTATTTGGGTCGCCAAAAACATCCAAAATATCATCATGGAGTTGAAAACCTATTCCCAATTCGGTTCCGGCTTTGTACAATTTTTCTTGATTTTCGACTGAAGCATTGGCTGTAATAGCACCCATTTTCAAGGAGGCCGCCAGAAGCACCGATGTTTTCATTTCGATCATTTGAAGATAATCGGAAATACTCACATCGTTTCTACGTTCAAAATCCATATCCATTTGTTGGCCTTCGCAAACAAGAATACCGGTTTCGGTAAAGCATTGGGCCAATGTTTGAAAATGCGGACCTTTGGATAGTATCGAATACGCTAACATCAGCATGGCATCGCCGCTGAGAATTGCTGCGTTGGAACCAAATTCATACCAAACACTAGGTTTACCACGACGAGTTGGAGCGTTGTCCATGATATCATCGTGTAATAAGGTAAAGTTATGAAACATCTCAACTGATGCAGCGGCGTGCAAAGCATCGTTTTCGTTACCACCCATGCAATAATTTCCGAGCAGTACCAGGGTTGGCCTCATTCGTTTACCACCTACTTCGAGGGCGTAGGCTGCCGGCGTATATAAACCTTTGGGTTTTCTATCCAAGCATTCAGACAATACTTTTTCAACTTTAACAAGGCTTTGGTTTAAATCCATGGCGACAAAAATAGGTTAATTAGGCTTTTGATAGGAAACGATGAGGTATGAAAATTTCATTAAATAAATTCGGAACGGAAAAAGCTGGGTAATAGTTCAGAGAATTCCAAAACAGAGATTAGTTCGGGTAAAAATTTGAAGAAACAGTTGTTGATTATTTCACAAATAATAATTGGCATAACAGCCGTAAAAAGGGGAAATAAGAAGGAATACAAGAAGCCCTAAAAGAAAGAATTATACCTTGGAAACAAGTGGATGAAAAACGAATGGTTGGGTTTGCACCTCGGGCAACGATTGAGGCAAGTAGCTCCAATAACGCAGCGTTTAGCGGAGTTATTGGACTACAGCCGAAAGCGTGACCTGAACGCCTTTCGAAAACCGTTGAATATTGCCCAAATCGATTTAGGCGTGAAGGGGCCCGCCAAATTAAAATAAATTAAAAAGAAAAGATAATTTTAATGCGCAGAAACAAATTGACCGCGTTCGATAACCATTCTAATTCCGTCTTCAAACTTAGTAACAGGTCGACCGAGTAGCTCTTCCATTTTAGTGGTATCGGGTTGGCGGCGAGTCATATCGCCTTCTTCGAGCGGGGGCAAATTGCGCAAATTGGAGGAAGAACCGGTAACTTGAATGATGGTATTAGCCAATTCGAGGATAGATATTTCGTCCTTACCTCCAATGTTCACTACATCATTAACGAATTTGTTTTTATAGAAAGCGTTTAAGCAGGCATCGACATTATCGTCGATGTAGCAGAAAGTACGGGTTTGACTTCCATCGCCATAAATGGTAATTGGGTCAT
This genomic window from Bacteroidia bacterium contains:
- a CDS encoding polyprenyl synthetase family protein, yielding MDLNQSLVKVEKVLSECLDRKPKGLYTPAAYALEVGGKRMRPTLVLLGNYCMGGNENDALHAAASVEMFHNFTLLHDDIMDNAPTRRGKPSVWYEFGSNAAILSGDAMLMLAYSILSKGPHFQTLAQCFTETGILVCEGQQMDMDFERRNDVSISDYLQMIEMKTSVLLAASLKMGAITANASVENQEKLYKAGTELGIGFQLHDDILDVFGDPNKVGKQMGGDIISNKKTYLLIKALELAQGEVLDTLMYHINAAHFEPNEKVKAVKDIYNQLSIKDLATRKMKEYFDHGLGIIRSMDIPADRKSKLLEFFELLINREH